The following are from one region of the Girardinichthys multiradiatus isolate DD_20200921_A chromosome 9, DD_fGirMul_XY1, whole genome shotgun sequence genome:
- the LOC124873368 gene encoding mitotic interactor and substrate of PLK1 isoform X3, with amino-acid sequence MDSSPRRWVLKPLSPLLQPSDLRTIAGPAPSPDDRDSGSLVVLQENDRTQNGQVEVHLVTVLHDGNSSSDEWQPSSPGSGSGSQCGFYSFVEDPASPEAELNKAWMVSPQRQSQLAILKKEKGFKLQTYSSNKKPESLFTESNGDSQYRVNPNNGIRMMDEDEEKQFRKMIIHSQAPKRSQTEPQTQGETLDPILSTDRLIEGFSLSFSPVSSRPEPPCPAEPGTVVKEQINFGTARQKFLQMEQDQLALMLSSVRSPRTQMNLTPELDPDVYVSKKVKIYGTMDASNDTTPFKPAEKDETDLQRKVTVFGSKSSLSRESSVFEEMDSGHEVLSLEMAGGYTSDDGQLGDTCKDHRSKSKVVHETPIEREIRLTQEREEELRRSRGLKHSSGRGEMVRIKTRYSQLSLTPDTTFRKNQGSFNIHTKIQRENLREEGLQQPEESQEPDSRDPPPQLEDKCREADRQDENMTGDEPDSGTEDVFLSPCCPHRHPDESWFSQTNQATSLLSSFTSRDSNDRRQTAFSPSPPASLKPTALHETELPQSWRKNLGSTGLQPRGQGAPDFIEKEIEEALKRELELRELRESMKETSKPIFSPTPLMEQASKIAIGQFYPPVKTDKPVSMSSSSPRLSSVSFITAKPWISSPSLDSSPAAVRTVPLVPRGLTETLLQDFEEHRAKLKLEDSAYAGIQLVDDINNEVVESTRVVRHKNQRALLWEAGMFINQDNQ; translated from the exons ATGGACAGCTCCCCCAGGAGGTGGGTGCTAAAGCCTCTGTCCCCCCTGCTGCAGCCCTCAGATCTGCGAACCATTGCTGGTCCTGCTCCTAGCCCAGATGACCGGGACTCTGGCTCCTTGGTGGTTTTGCAGGAGAATGACAGAACCCAGAATGGCCAGGTTGAAGTCCACCTTGTCACTGTGTTGCATGATGGGAACTCTAGCAGTGACGAGTGGCAGCCCAGCAGTCCTGGCAGTGGCTCTGGCTCTCAATGCGGTTTCTACTCTTTCGTGGAGGATCCCGCAAGTCCTGAAGCTGAGCTGAACAAAGCCTGGATGGTGTCACCACAGCGGCAGTCTCAACTGGCCATCCTGAAGAAAGAGAAAGGATTCAAACTACAGACCTACAGCAGCAACAAGAAGCCAGAGAGTCTGTTCACAGAGAGCAATGGTGACTCCCAGTATAGGGTGAATCCCAACAATGGGATCAGAATGATGGATGAGGATGAGGAGAAACAGTTTCGTAAGATGATCATCCACAGCCAAGCTCCTAAGAGGAGCCAAACAGAACCACAGACCCAAGGAGAGACTCTGGACCCCATACTGTCCACAGATAGACTGATAGAAGGGTTCAGTTTGAGTTTCAGTCCTGTCAGCTCCAGACCAGAACCCCCTTGCCCCGCTGAGCCAGGGACTGTTGTTAAGGAGCAGATCAACTTTGGTACAGCCCGACAGAAGTTTCTGCAGATGGAGCAGGACCAACTGGCATTGATGCTCAGCAGTGTTCGGTCCCCCAGAACACAAATGAATTTAACTCCAGAGCTGGATCCTGATGTTTATGTGTCAAAAAAGGTGAAGATCTATGGTACCATGGATGCAAGCAATGACACGACTCCATTTAAACCAGCAGAGAAAGATGAGACGGATCTTCAGAGGAAGGTGACGGTGTTTGGGTCGAAGAGCAGTCTGAGTAGGGAAAGTAGTGTCTTTGAAGAAATGGACTCTGGCCATGAAGTACTCTCATTAGAAATGGCTGGAGGCTACACCAGTGATGATGGCCAACTTGGTGACACTTGCAAAGATCACCGGAGCAAATCCAAGGTGGTCCATGAAACACCTATTGAAAGGGAAATCCGATTAACTCAGGAACGTGAGGAGGAACTACGACGGTCTCGAGGACTGAAGCACAGCAGTGGTCGAGGAGAGATGGTCAGAATCAAAACCAGATATTCACAGCTGTCCCTGACGCCTGACACAACCTTTAGGAAGAATCAAGGGAGCTTCAACATCCACACCAAAATCCAAAGGGAAAACCTAAGGGAGGAGGGTCTTCAGCAACCAGAGGAGAGCCAGGAACCAGACAGCAGAGATCCTCCACCACAACTTGAGGACAAGTGTAGAGAGGCTGACCGACAAGATGAGAACATGACTGGAGATGAGCCTGATTCTGGAACAGAGGACGTGTTCCTATCTCCATGCTGCCCTCACCGACATCCTGATGAGTCCTGGTTCTCCCAAACAAACCAGGCCACCTCCCTCCTCTCCTCATTCACTAGCAGAGACTCTAATGACAGGAGACAAACAGCTTTCTCTCCCTCCCCTCCTGCTTCTCTAAAACCAACAGCACTGCATGAAACAGAGCTTCCTCAGAGCTGGAGGAAGAACCTGGGGTCCACTGGCCTGCAGCCCAGAGGGCAAGGAGCTCCAGATTTCATTGAGAAGGAGATTGAGGAGGCTTTGAAACGGGAACTGGAGCTGAGAGAGCTGAGGGAGTCCATGAAGGAAACCAGCAAACCCATCTTCTCTCCAACTCCTCTGATGGAACAGGCATCCAAGATAGCCATCGGGCAGTTCTACCCTCCAGTGAAAACAG ACAAACCCGTCAGTATGTCCTCGTCCTCTCCTCGTCTCAGCTCCGTGTCCTTCATCACCGCTAAGCCCTGGATCTCCTCACCTTCCCTCGACTCCTCCCCAGCGGCGGTCCGGACAGTGCCTCTTGTTCCTCGAGGGTTGACGGAGACTCTGCTACAAGACTTTGAGGAACATCGAGCCAAGCTGAAGCTGGAAGACAGCGCT TATGCAGGAATCCAGCTGGTTGATGACATCAACAATGAG
- the LOC124873368 gene encoding mitotic interactor and substrate of PLK1 isoform X2 encodes MFRYTPPWKVLCQSLDPENKSSQRSRDCLPPAEPPPSVSTTSAADMDSSPRRWVLKPLSPLLQPSDLRTIAGPAPSPDDRDSGSLVVLQENDRTQNGQVEVHLVTVLHDGNSSSDEWQPSSPGSGSGSQCGFYSFVEDPASPEAELNKAWMVSPQRQSQLAILKKEKGFKLQTYSSNKKPESLFTESNGDSQYRVNPNNGIRMMDEDEEKQFRKMIIHSQAPKRSQTEPQTQGETLDPILSTDRLIEGFSLSFSPVSSRPEPPCPAEPGTVVKEQINFGTARQKFLQMEQDQLALMLSSVRSPRTQMNLTPELDPDVYVSKKVKIYGTMDASNDTTPFKPAEKDETDLQRKVTVFGSKSSLSRESSVFEEMDSGHEVLSLEMAGGYTSDDGQLGDTCKDHRSKSKVVHETPIEREIRLTQEREEELRRSRGLKHSSGRGEMVRIKTRYSQLSLTPDTTFRKNQGSFNIHTKIQRENLREEGLQQPEESQEPDSRDPPPQLEDKCREADRQDENMTGDEPDSGTEDVFLSPCCPHRHPDESWFSQTNQATSLLSSFTSRDSNDRRQTAFSPSPPASLKPTALHETELPQSWRKNLGSTGLQPRGQGAPDFIEKEIEEALKRELELRELRESMKETSKPIFSPTPLMEQASKIAIGQFYPPVKTDKPVSMSSSSPRLSSVSFITAKPWISSPSLDSSPAAVRTVPLVPRGLTETLLQDFEEHRAKLKLEDSAYAGIQLVDDINNEVVESTRVVRHKNQRALLWEAGMFINQDNQ; translated from the exons ATGTTTCGGTACACTCCGCCCTGGAAGGTtctgtgccagagtctggatcCGGAGAACAAG AGTTCTCAGAGATCCAGAGACTGTCTTCCTCCAGCAGAGCCTCCCCCCAGTGTCTCCACAACTTCCGCTGCAGACATGGACAGCTCCCCCAGGAGGTGGGTGCTAAAGCCTCTGTCCCCCCTGCTGCAGCCCTCAGATCTGCGAACCATTGCTGGTCCTGCTCCTAGCCCAGATGACCGGGACTCTGGCTCCTTGGTGGTTTTGCAGGAGAATGACAGAACCCAGAATGGCCAGGTTGAAGTCCACCTTGTCACTGTGTTGCATGATGGGAACTCTAGCAGTGACGAGTGGCAGCCCAGCAGTCCTGGCAGTGGCTCTGGCTCTCAATGCGGTTTCTACTCTTTCGTGGAGGATCCCGCAAGTCCTGAAGCTGAGCTGAACAAAGCCTGGATGGTGTCACCACAGCGGCAGTCTCAACTGGCCATCCTGAAGAAAGAGAAAGGATTCAAACTACAGACCTACAGCAGCAACAAGAAGCCAGAGAGTCTGTTCACAGAGAGCAATGGTGACTCCCAGTATAGGGTGAATCCCAACAATGGGATCAGAATGATGGATGAGGATGAGGAGAAACAGTTTCGTAAGATGATCATCCACAGCCAAGCTCCTAAGAGGAGCCAAACAGAACCACAGACCCAAGGAGAGACTCTGGACCCCATACTGTCCACAGATAGACTGATAGAAGGGTTCAGTTTGAGTTTCAGTCCTGTCAGCTCCAGACCAGAACCCCCTTGCCCCGCTGAGCCAGGGACTGTTGTTAAGGAGCAGATCAACTTTGGTACAGCCCGACAGAAGTTTCTGCAGATGGAGCAGGACCAACTGGCATTGATGCTCAGCAGTGTTCGGTCCCCCAGAACACAAATGAATTTAACTCCAGAGCTGGATCCTGATGTTTATGTGTCAAAAAAGGTGAAGATCTATGGTACCATGGATGCAAGCAATGACACGACTCCATTTAAACCAGCAGAGAAAGATGAGACGGATCTTCAGAGGAAGGTGACGGTGTTTGGGTCGAAGAGCAGTCTGAGTAGGGAAAGTAGTGTCTTTGAAGAAATGGACTCTGGCCATGAAGTACTCTCATTAGAAATGGCTGGAGGCTACACCAGTGATGATGGCCAACTTGGTGACACTTGCAAAGATCACCGGAGCAAATCCAAGGTGGTCCATGAAACACCTATTGAAAGGGAAATCCGATTAACTCAGGAACGTGAGGAGGAACTACGACGGTCTCGAGGACTGAAGCACAGCAGTGGTCGAGGAGAGATGGTCAGAATCAAAACCAGATATTCACAGCTGTCCCTGACGCCTGACACAACCTTTAGGAAGAATCAAGGGAGCTTCAACATCCACACCAAAATCCAAAGGGAAAACCTAAGGGAGGAGGGTCTTCAGCAACCAGAGGAGAGCCAGGAACCAGACAGCAGAGATCCTCCACCACAACTTGAGGACAAGTGTAGAGAGGCTGACCGACAAGATGAGAACATGACTGGAGATGAGCCTGATTCTGGAACAGAGGACGTGTTCCTATCTCCATGCTGCCCTCACCGACATCCTGATGAGTCCTGGTTCTCCCAAACAAACCAGGCCACCTCCCTCCTCTCCTCATTCACTAGCAGAGACTCTAATGACAGGAGACAAACAGCTTTCTCTCCCTCCCCTCCTGCTTCTCTAAAACCAACAGCACTGCATGAAACAGAGCTTCCTCAGAGCTGGAGGAAGAACCTGGGGTCCACTGGCCTGCAGCCCAGAGGGCAAGGAGCTCCAGATTTCATTGAGAAGGAGATTGAGGAGGCTTTGAAACGGGAACTGGAGCTGAGAGAGCTGAGGGAGTCCATGAAGGAAACCAGCAAACCCATCTTCTCTCCAACTCCTCTGATGGAACAGGCATCCAAGATAGCCATCGGGCAGTTCTACCCTCCAGTGAAAACAG ACAAACCCGTCAGTATGTCCTCGTCCTCTCCTCGTCTCAGCTCCGTGTCCTTCATCACCGCTAAGCCCTGGATCTCCTCACCTTCCCTCGACTCCTCCCCAGCGGCGGTCCGGACAGTGCCTCTTGTTCCTCGAGGGTTGACGGAGACTCTGCTACAAGACTTTGAGGAACATCGAGCCAAGCTGAAGCTGGAAGACAGCGCT TATGCAGGAATCCAGCTGGTTGATGACATCAACAATGAG
- the LOC124873368 gene encoding mitotic interactor and substrate of PLK1 isoform X1, whose translation MFRYTPPWKVLCQSLDPENKRLSNKDCQSVWSPQSSQRSRDCLPPAEPPPSVSTTSAADMDSSPRRWVLKPLSPLLQPSDLRTIAGPAPSPDDRDSGSLVVLQENDRTQNGQVEVHLVTVLHDGNSSSDEWQPSSPGSGSGSQCGFYSFVEDPASPEAELNKAWMVSPQRQSQLAILKKEKGFKLQTYSSNKKPESLFTESNGDSQYRVNPNNGIRMMDEDEEKQFRKMIIHSQAPKRSQTEPQTQGETLDPILSTDRLIEGFSLSFSPVSSRPEPPCPAEPGTVVKEQINFGTARQKFLQMEQDQLALMLSSVRSPRTQMNLTPELDPDVYVSKKVKIYGTMDASNDTTPFKPAEKDETDLQRKVTVFGSKSSLSRESSVFEEMDSGHEVLSLEMAGGYTSDDGQLGDTCKDHRSKSKVVHETPIEREIRLTQEREEELRRSRGLKHSSGRGEMVRIKTRYSQLSLTPDTTFRKNQGSFNIHTKIQRENLREEGLQQPEESQEPDSRDPPPQLEDKCREADRQDENMTGDEPDSGTEDVFLSPCCPHRHPDESWFSQTNQATSLLSSFTSRDSNDRRQTAFSPSPPASLKPTALHETELPQSWRKNLGSTGLQPRGQGAPDFIEKEIEEALKRELELRELRESMKETSKPIFSPTPLMEQASKIAIGQFYPPVKTDKPVSMSSSSPRLSSVSFITAKPWISSPSLDSSPAAVRTVPLVPRGLTETLLQDFEEHRAKLKLEDSAYAGIQLVDDINNEVVESTRVVRHKNQRALLWEAGMFINQDNQ comes from the exons ATGTTTCGGTACACTCCGCCCTGGAAGGTtctgtgccagagtctggatcCGGAGAACAAG AGACTCTCAAACAAAGATTGCCAGTCTGTTTGGTCTCCACAGAGTTCTCAGAGATCCAGAGACTGTCTTCCTCCAGCAGAGCCTCCCCCCAGTGTCTCCACAACTTCCGCTGCAGACATGGACAGCTCCCCCAGGAGGTGGGTGCTAAAGCCTCTGTCCCCCCTGCTGCAGCCCTCAGATCTGCGAACCATTGCTGGTCCTGCTCCTAGCCCAGATGACCGGGACTCTGGCTCCTTGGTGGTTTTGCAGGAGAATGACAGAACCCAGAATGGCCAGGTTGAAGTCCACCTTGTCACTGTGTTGCATGATGGGAACTCTAGCAGTGACGAGTGGCAGCCCAGCAGTCCTGGCAGTGGCTCTGGCTCTCAATGCGGTTTCTACTCTTTCGTGGAGGATCCCGCAAGTCCTGAAGCTGAGCTGAACAAAGCCTGGATGGTGTCACCACAGCGGCAGTCTCAACTGGCCATCCTGAAGAAAGAGAAAGGATTCAAACTACAGACCTACAGCAGCAACAAGAAGCCAGAGAGTCTGTTCACAGAGAGCAATGGTGACTCCCAGTATAGGGTGAATCCCAACAATGGGATCAGAATGATGGATGAGGATGAGGAGAAACAGTTTCGTAAGATGATCATCCACAGCCAAGCTCCTAAGAGGAGCCAAACAGAACCACAGACCCAAGGAGAGACTCTGGACCCCATACTGTCCACAGATAGACTGATAGAAGGGTTCAGTTTGAGTTTCAGTCCTGTCAGCTCCAGACCAGAACCCCCTTGCCCCGCTGAGCCAGGGACTGTTGTTAAGGAGCAGATCAACTTTGGTACAGCCCGACAGAAGTTTCTGCAGATGGAGCAGGACCAACTGGCATTGATGCTCAGCAGTGTTCGGTCCCCCAGAACACAAATGAATTTAACTCCAGAGCTGGATCCTGATGTTTATGTGTCAAAAAAGGTGAAGATCTATGGTACCATGGATGCAAGCAATGACACGACTCCATTTAAACCAGCAGAGAAAGATGAGACGGATCTTCAGAGGAAGGTGACGGTGTTTGGGTCGAAGAGCAGTCTGAGTAGGGAAAGTAGTGTCTTTGAAGAAATGGACTCTGGCCATGAAGTACTCTCATTAGAAATGGCTGGAGGCTACACCAGTGATGATGGCCAACTTGGTGACACTTGCAAAGATCACCGGAGCAAATCCAAGGTGGTCCATGAAACACCTATTGAAAGGGAAATCCGATTAACTCAGGAACGTGAGGAGGAACTACGACGGTCTCGAGGACTGAAGCACAGCAGTGGTCGAGGAGAGATGGTCAGAATCAAAACCAGATATTCACAGCTGTCCCTGACGCCTGACACAACCTTTAGGAAGAATCAAGGGAGCTTCAACATCCACACCAAAATCCAAAGGGAAAACCTAAGGGAGGAGGGTCTTCAGCAACCAGAGGAGAGCCAGGAACCAGACAGCAGAGATCCTCCACCACAACTTGAGGACAAGTGTAGAGAGGCTGACCGACAAGATGAGAACATGACTGGAGATGAGCCTGATTCTGGAACAGAGGACGTGTTCCTATCTCCATGCTGCCCTCACCGACATCCTGATGAGTCCTGGTTCTCCCAAACAAACCAGGCCACCTCCCTCCTCTCCTCATTCACTAGCAGAGACTCTAATGACAGGAGACAAACAGCTTTCTCTCCCTCCCCTCCTGCTTCTCTAAAACCAACAGCACTGCATGAAACAGAGCTTCCTCAGAGCTGGAGGAAGAACCTGGGGTCCACTGGCCTGCAGCCCAGAGGGCAAGGAGCTCCAGATTTCATTGAGAAGGAGATTGAGGAGGCTTTGAAACGGGAACTGGAGCTGAGAGAGCTGAGGGAGTCCATGAAGGAAACCAGCAAACCCATCTTCTCTCCAACTCCTCTGATGGAACAGGCATCCAAGATAGCCATCGGGCAGTTCTACCCTCCAGTGAAAACAG ACAAACCCGTCAGTATGTCCTCGTCCTCTCCTCGTCTCAGCTCCGTGTCCTTCATCACCGCTAAGCCCTGGATCTCCTCACCTTCCCTCGACTCCTCCCCAGCGGCGGTCCGGACAGTGCCTCTTGTTCCTCGAGGGTTGACGGAGACTCTGCTACAAGACTTTGAGGAACATCGAGCCAAGCTGAAGCTGGAAGACAGCGCT TATGCAGGAATCCAGCTGGTTGATGACATCAACAATGAG